In Anopheles arabiensis isolate DONGOLA chromosome 2, AaraD3, whole genome shotgun sequence, the genomic window GAACCTTGGGTAAAGGCTGAATCAAACTGGATCAGAATCATCAAATACGTGGTAAGTCCGGCTACTATCTGTGTTAGGGGAGATGATGCCGTACAATCATGCTTGTACCTGTTTAGCAGTATCATGTACTACTAGCTCTTCAAGAAATTCCACACCTACCTTGCTAATGAGTGTTAAGTCAAGCGTTAGCAGCCCGCATGCCTTACAGTGGTGCCGTTTGCcgtgtagcagcagcagttggccAGCGAACTTCATCAGCTGCAATGGGCAGAAGTGTCACGGTCATGGTACCAGGTTCATCCTATAAGCGAATGCCAAATGCCTTACCGCACTGTTGCTCCTTCCGGCTGCTTCGTACCGACTCGCGATCTCGTACAGTGTCGGTCCGGTCCGTGCACACTCCACCCGTGCCCGGTGGCCTGGGTAGAGAATGAGCAATATCTTGGCACCGTGCAGCCCTATCCAGAGCAGCGTGTGCACCAGCCGAAACCCTTCACTCGCACTCCAAACCCGTTTGCTGCCCCTGCCAGTAGCCTTGTACACGTTAAACAGCTCCAGGTTAAGTACGACGAACGAGGACAGCACGGTGCAGACGATGAGTGGCCCAAACCGTCCCACTACCCGACTGGTTAGATCACCCAGCTTCAGGTGTATCCTTCGCAGTGTCTCAACCAGTTCAGCACAATCGCGCACTTTCGGGCGGGCTTGATGATCGTGGTATCTGGCTAGCACGCTATTAACCGATCGATAGCACGCGGCAAAGATCAGCTGCAGCGCGGCGTACTGGTAGAGCGCCAGCACGTTGATCACGTTCGGCAGAATGTACAGCACGCTGTGGCACAGGAAGGTGCAGGAAGGGTCGTAATCGGCCAACCAGTCCACCAGCGAAGAGGTGGAAAAGTACAGCACGGCACAGACGAGCAGCCGATCGGTAATCGCTTCTACATGGGAAAAGTTGATCGACGCATCACAGTCGTGCAAATTCTTGCCGAGCTTAAAAAGCTCCTTAAAAATAGAGGCGTAAAATGGGCGACTCTGCTGACATTCGAGCATCGCGAGCAAAACGATCACGTTCACGATCACATTCTCTGTCAGGTACAGCGTTCGGATGGCGAAAAACGCGTTCGCAGTGTTGGAGGAATGATGAAGAACTGTTGCCGTACCGATTGCAACGATGATCATAAGACAGTAACCTTGATTGGCGACacgaatcagtttccggaaccAATGCAACTTGGTTGTTGGGCGGTCCGGTTCCAAAGGTTCTAAGTCCCATGCCACCAGCCCAAACACCTGACCGACTGTTAGCAGCGTGAACAGCGAGCGTTTGTGATTGAGTTGAAGAAACGATTGGATGGCTGCTGGTGCGTATGCCATTGTGCCCCACGGATAACTGAGACGAGTTCCAAAGAGTTCCAATCTGTTCCTAGGTTCCCATTGGCGTGACAAACCACACAACAATTTGTCTTCATACAATATTGATGAGGATGATTCTGCAGATGATAAACATAAATACTACTGTATGTTGTAAATGTTGTAATATATAATTTAAAACGGCCTATTACATAGGATTCTATAATTTTGGAACTCAAATCGTGTAAGAATCATATTCTTGTAGACTTGTCCCAGAGAAGATCGCTGCTTTGTAGACTGTTGCAATAGGTATTTTTCCTTCTTGGTTGTCACAAGACTGGTTTGTTGGTTACTTCTGGTTTGTGTACCCATGGTTTGTTAGGTTACTTCCCAAAAATTATTGGATGCTTCTcccatttatttttgttgtttatttgttctaCTATAccgttgccgttgccgttgccgttgagcaatttttagatttttttcaaatttgtaTTGATTTGCAAGAGGACGATGCCAATACTTTGCAAGAATGAACCgcaataaaatatgaaaaaaaaattaaaaaagccaTGTGTAAACCATCCAAACCTGCAAGTCTCAAATTTATAAAAGATAAATGCTATTTAGAGACGTTTCTGAAAGGCATTTTTCAGCTGTTAGGACTCTACgcaatattaaatttacatCTAGATTTACACTAGAACGATACTTACCCCGTTTCATAAAGGTTAATTATACACCAGATAACAGGCAAACCTAGGGCTAAGCTATAATCGCTATTACTGAATTGGAAGATCGATGATACTTGATATTAGGACATCATAATATCAAACTAAGCGTAAATGATCGATTTTGCTATCGATTGAAGTCACCGCGAGAAGTTATTCGGCGAGTCAGGGAAAGTGTCGAACTACGTTCCGCCTTGTGGGAGTCCGCTAGTAAATCTGTGTTGCTTTTTATCAGGCTCTGACCTTGATGGCAAAAACTGATACGGGTTACCCCCAACGACTTTGTCACATGGTAGGAGGGCAAATGTCGtaaactcaacaacaacaacaagctccACGAAAACCTCCTCAATCGTAAGCCCTCTTAACGATCGTTGAATTCAGCCCGACCATCAAGCAAGAATCAAATAACATTGTTTGCGTACGATGCTCACAATATTCTACCCAATCATGTGAAGGTTTacggaagaaaaggaagagatAAAAATGTCTATTAATCTGaatagaagaaaagaaaaaaaaaaccacgcgTATATGCCACATCGGACGTCGGATGTGCGCCGAAGGTGCTATATACACCACGCGCGACCACGGTTACACACGGTGCTGTGACCTGCGCGGGATGGAATATTCTTTTTCATCGTGCGATCTAACGTTGACGCACGATGTatttcgcgttttttttttatcagccTTCGGTCGCATTAGCATATCCACTTTGCATTTTCCAGTACGGCCGTACGAAAACAGCTGCTGACCGGGAGGATGGGGCGAGCAAATAGTAGCACAAACATTGACGTTATACCATGCTGTTGAGGCAAATAAAacgttttaaattttaattctaGCAGGAAGCTTGTCACATGTAACACGTCACCACTGGACGATGAATTCGGGATGGGACGAATCGGTGTATTTCCAGCAAAGGATCACTTTGCGATCAACGATCAACGCTTAAATCGACGGTTTCAAGACACGACACCTTCCCCTTCTTTCGGCATAACACGATCACCCAGACACCGACCGGTACACTTTTGTGCAGCGATATACTTTATTTTGATTAACTTTGATACGGGGTTCTCTCCTATCGTCCATTGCCTATCCGCTGATCTGCTGCTTTCATTTCAAGTAACTTGCAACTTCATAAACGCTACTGCTCAAAACcatactttcttttttttttgcttttatcagTCAAAACTAAACACGTGTTTCACGCAagacaagaagaaaaacaaaccaacccaaAAGCATCCCAAAACTGTTACGCAGGGGTAggttacacacatacactggcctggattttggtttgtttttttttttggtacttCCTTTTGCTTCTGTGCTGATCTGGCGGATATTATAACATTACGGCTTTTTTAAAGCTCAATTCcactaaaaatgaaatacaGTGTGGCCGGTGTGCACACGCAGTTTACTAATATAcctagcttttttttattgcatgcaTCGGTTATGCTGCGATCGGCGcactttatttttgttttatatactTTCACTTCCCCCGCGCGGTAATTTGGATGGGTAATGTTGTGGCcgttgttttttaattttctttgaaATAGTACTTCTACTAGGAGTTCCTATGGGCGTCTGTATTTCTGggtttatttatattcaatcGGAAAGCAACACTTTTACCATACAACTCATCCAAAGTCCACCGGAGTTTTGTTTGTAAGTGCTGCTGTGAAGTGAAGAAACATTGTATCCACACgttaaaaaaaccaaacaaccacTAAAACGCTAGTATGCaaccatatttttgttttcccacaCTAACTCCCAcacccttccttcctttcctctGGCAAACGGCTCCTTTTACACTCCCATTTTCGttatctttctttttcgcGTTTGTTTGTCTGGTGGCTAAATATGTTGACCATGTAATAAGCAAACGATTAACAAAGTAAATACATTcaacctttcttttttttaaatatatgtacacacacaggcgcTACACAGGTGTATATACTATTCGTTCACCTTACTACTACAGCAAGGCATACGGGAGGGCGCGGTGTTCctctctctatatctctctctctctctgtttatATCGTGCCTGCCCTAGCATCAAGGACAAGGTGCCTTCTGATGTTAATCGCGTATGATACTTTCCCTTCTCATCTAATGCCGTGGTGGGGACGTGGATGACGGCTGGAGATGTATATTTAGAgacatgtttcatttttagtgcacttttttttctgcgcCTCTAGTAAGCCTTTTCGGTTTTcggtttttcgtttcgttcttgCTTGCCAACAAGTCTATGGGGAAAACGGTTGGCGCGAGCCACCCAAAGTGTCCCTCGATCGACCGCACTGCTGGCCATCGTTGTCGGTGCCAATGGCCCACCCAAGCCCTATTCGTACGTTCGTGCACGGAAACAAAAGTGGGGAAAAACAAGAACGTGTCGGATGCGTTAATGAAGCGCCAAACTTGTAGATACATTTGCTATCGTCTATCACGGCGCTCTcactttgtgttttttgcttttggccGGGGCTTTTGCGTGTTACTACTATCTCCTCTTGTGTTGGCGCACTCCCCCGTGTCGATGCTAAAAACTAATGCTTCTGCTGTAGCAGCTGCTGCCGTTTACTACTATTATTACTACCGCCTACTAACCTACTAGTGGTCGTTTTGTTTACCCTCGAttgcttcctctctctctctctctatctctcccttcCGGTCGGCCGTCTCGCACTCACAGTCTAAAAGCTGAATTTCTTATTGGACATGCCAAAAGAAATAACACAAGCACGCGCGGgcggacgcgcgcgcgcgcattaAGTTTTTGAACAGAGTTTCCCTGCGTTGCTTCCCCGGTGGGAAAAGCGGGACGAAATCTATGCGTTTTGCGAATTGAATTCGGGTACAGTTCGGTAAGAAAGTGTAGAACAGTGTGGTGCCGGGATGACGGTTGATTCGAAGCGCcgagcaacacaacacaaacaaaaacgaaaataaaggAAGCGACAGAAGCGCCCTGGTGCACATGCTCCAGCTGTGGTGCTGATCTTccccacacaacacacagacacaccgcTCACTTGATCGAAATCTGCGCGAAGCCGACGAGCGACTTCTCGTCGAGCTGCTCGCCGGGCGCACAGCCCGACCGCAGCTGAAACGTGACCGTCCGCAGCGTGCCCCGGTGGTCGATCAGCTTCTGCAGGTTGGCGGACATGATCGCGACGTccagctcgtccagcagccCGGCCCCGACCAGCTCGGCCGCAATGTCCTCCGCCGAGTCCTTGCCGACGACGAACTCGAACTGGATGTCGTTCAGCTCGCGGTTCGCGTTGCGCATCCGCAGCACCAGGTTGACCGGTACCATCGCGCCGAGCGACATGGCGCCGACCGCGGCCGCCGTCGCTTCGAGCGTTTTCGGATCGGTCGGCTGGGTGGTCGACCCGGTCACGGTGACGCCGGACCGCTCGGACGTGTCCTCCGTCTCGGACGAGGACGAGTCCATCCGCTCGAGCCGGTTCATCGGCCGCTCGTCCGTCTCCGAGTCGTCCGAATCGTTCTTCCCGttgtcctcctcctcgctcGACCACACCCACTCGCCCGTCATCGAGCGGTGCAGCCGGCCGGACGCGCCCGCCTGCCGCTTCGCCGCCTTGTGCACGCGCGTCTCCATCGACGGGCCGGTCGCGAGCAGCGTCTGCGTCAGGTACTTCCGGTCCTTCGCCTTCTTGAAGAACGGATGCTTCAGCAGCTCGCTCGCGGTCGGACGCTTGGTCGGTTCCTTCTGCAAGCATTCGCCGATCAGCTTGCGGAACGTCTTGCCGTACGCCTTGTACTGGTCCTTCTCGTCCGCCCCGGTATCGATCGTCGGCGGATCGTTCTGCAGCGTCAGCATCAGCACCTTCATCGGCGGGTACTTGTGGTACGGCGCCGTCCCGGTCGCCATCTCGATCGCGGTAATGCCGAACGACCAGATGTCCGCCTTGAAGTCGTACCCGTGGTCCTGCTCCATCACCTCCGGCGCCATCCAGCACGGCGTGCCGACGAACGTGTGGCGCACCTTCTGCCGGGACAGGTCGCCCCCGGTCGCGAGCCACGCGCTCACGCCGAAGTCCGCTATCTGTACCGTGCCGTCGTCGCCGAGCAGTATGTTGCCCGCCTTGATGTCCCGGTGGATCTGCCCATTGCTGTGGAAGTACTCCAGCCCCTTCAGCACCTCCTTCAGCACGGTCGCGATCGTCGGCTCGTCGAACACGCCGTGCCGGCAGTTGACCGTCCGCATCCGGTGCTTGATGATGTCGAGCAGGCTGCCCCCCTCGAGCAGCCGCAGTATCAGCCACAGCTCCTCCTTCACCACGAAGCTGGTGTGGTACGTGACGACGTTCTCGTGGTTGCAGCTGCTCATCGCCTGTATCTCCTTCAGCAGCTCGTCCATCGACGTGTTCCACTTCTCCAGGTTGATGCGCTTGATGGCGCACTTTTCCTTGCGCGGCAGGCAGTACGCGTTGTGCACGACGGCGGTCGCGCCGACCCCGATCACATCGTTCAGCTCGTAATCGTCCCGGCTGTTCGGCCACGGTGTGATGGGCTGCGGCGGCGGGGCCAGATTCGCCGACGACGCGGACGCGGACGGGCTGGCGGCGGCCGCGACCGACTGCACGGCCGCTGCCATCGCACCGAGCGCACTGCTGCTGGCGCCTCCGCCCACTCCACCACTGCCTCCGGTTGCCATTCCACCAAAGGGCGGAGGGAAGGGCGCGTGTGCAACAGGCAACGAGCGGTATGAATGTGAAATGTCaccgaacggaacggaacggttcCGCGGGCCGCAGGCGTACGGACGTGCGACGGCAGAAGAGGGCCTTTGGAACGTGCCTTCCCCTTCCCTCCGGCtgtgttgtgtacgtgagcagACAAACACACTCGCTCACCTCGCTTGCTCACTCACTCAATCGCGCTCGCTTGCACGCTCACACTCTCACGGCCACCGAAAAAATGCAGTACCGTGTGCCGCCTGTCCTGTGTCTGCCCGATGCGACCGAACCGTCCTCTTGCTGGGAGGGAGGGGGTTGTGTGCACAGCACAACCACACAgccacaccacacaaacacgagaTTTATTTAGATATCGGGGACCGTCCCCCGATTTGCAACCGTCGCACCCGTCGATTCCGCGCGGGCGCCAACGTCTGGCTGCCGTCTGGCGCTGCCGTACGACTTTATGATGACCAGCCACAGCACACGGCCAAATATCACCGtcaatgtgtctgtgtgtatgtgtgtgtcggtaGCGGTGTGGTTTTCGATGGAGGTATTTgctgttgcagctgctgccaccgGAACGATCCCACCGTCCGTCCGGCTGCGGTGCTCGTCGGCTGTGTTACGTGTGATGTGTAAATTTTTCCAGCCACCGCAAATGCCGCAGACTTCCCACTTCGGTGCGCGCGCgcctctgtatgtgtgtgtgtatgtgtttgtgtgtgcgtgtggctatgtatgtatgttttgAATGTTGGAACGCACCAAGGTAAAAACCAAACGGCCTTCTCTCACTGCAATCGGGTATCCGTGCGTCTCCGTCCTCCCTTCTTCCCACACCGCACTTCCCtagaggctgctgctgctgttgaggtTTGGATTTGCGGTATGATAAGGACGGCGAACCGACAGTTTAGATAAGGGGCAGGGGTGGTGTAACGGGAACACTTCTTGCGATAGCGGCCTATCTGCCCAAACACCGTCGcaccggaacggaacggggccaacagcagcaacaacaacaacgagcGCTCTCGCAATCAGCGAAGGCAGCCTTGATGAGTCATGTTCCGTcgtttgtgggtgtgtttttttttctccttattTCGGCAcctacacacgcacgcaccttTTTCGGTGATTGTTGGTCACTTCACTTTTTCCTTTACTTCGCTCCTTTTGCGGACACTTCTGGTGCAATCGATGACGAAGGGGggagaagggggagggggaacgACCGAAGGAACAAATCAACGTCAACAGtaatcacacacgcacgcacgtatCGACACGGTCTTTTACACAACACGgggggctctctctctctctctctctctgctgtgtgtgtgtctgtgtgtctgtattgTGTTTACCGAAcgattcgtttcgtttcgtcaCACGGGACGCAAGTGAACGCGAAAGAAAATCACTTCCACTGCACGGAAAACGTCGCACAAACGGGCGGATTGCAGCCggatctttttcttttgctttcgcAGGAGAGCAGTACGGATTTACGGGGACACCCGTGATACCCCCGGTACGTGGTTCTCGACCtttttttgaagtgtcgcggTGACGGGTGTGGTGATGGGCCTGCGCTACCATCGCACGGAACGGAATGATTTGCTCCGCATCCAGGCGTGCGGTGGATGCGATTCGTTCCGTTTGCGGTGTGCGGAACCAAAACAATCCGGTTGGGATTTTTACAGGATTTATTTTTCTAGTTTTTCGGTTCAAAACTGTTCATTTTATGAGAGAAAACGTGAGAAGGGaaacatttgaaacaaaacaaccaataaTTGTctttgattttcatttttacattcaacattttcactttttacaaacaaaacaacgcaacTTTTCTGACAAGCTAAGCTGAGCCCCGCAGACCGGTTTTCGTGAGCTCGCCAACGCTCCAAATTggtgcgattttccctcgctgggGATGCTTTTTGTAAGTAGTTGTGacggtttttgacgtttcgagCGAGGGTTTTTGAGGGATGGCCGCCAAACAGCTCACCTTGCGCAGCGGGTTGCCATCCGGCACTTCGCATGAAGGGTTTGGCAGCGTCGCAGtaggtttgttttgattcgctGCTGTTTGGTTCGTTCCGTGTCGTCACCGCTGCGAGCCGCGCATTAGAGCAAGCCGTCCGTGTTGTTCCTTGCCTTCGGGTGTATTGGCCGCTGCAACGACCATAATCTTTTTTCTCCGTCGCATTTAAGCCTAGCTCGAAAAACTCATACATAGCATTTTCGCCCATCACTTCTACGGCCTCGTcgcgcccgtgtgtgtgtgtgagtgtggatgGGCGTTTCGTTTCCCGGTGCCGGAAAAACAAGTTGAACCATGAGCAGCCAAAGCAGCGGCATGGCTGGCAGCCAGCACACGAGCAGCGCCCTCGCCCGCAACCACGAGATCGAGCTGACCGCCCGGTTCTCGGAGCAGATGGCCCAGCTGTGCATGTCGGCCGACTACTCGGACGTCACGTTCATCGTGGAGGGCCAGCGCATCCCGGCCCATCGCGTCATACTGGCGGCGCGAAGCGAATACTTTCGCGCCCTGCTGTACGGGGGGCTGCAGGAGACGAAGCAAGACGAAATCACGCTCAACATCCCGCTGAAGGCGTTCCGCTGCCTGCTCAAGTACATCTACTCCGGCAGCATGTCGCTGATGCAGATGAAGGAGGAGCACCTGCTGGACACGCTCGGGCTGGCGAACCAGTACGGGTTTGCCGATCTGGAGATGGCCATCTCGGACTACCTCCGGCAGGTGCTGTCGCTGGGCAACGTGTGCGCAATCCTGGACGCGGCCCGGCTGTTCGCGCTCGACGGGCTCACCGCCGTCTGTCACTCGTTCATGGACCGGAACGCGGCGGACATACTGCAGCACGAATCGTTCCGCCATCTGTCGCTCGATTCGCTGTGCAGCCTGCTGCTGCGGGACTCGTTCTTTGCGCGCGAGGTCGAAATTTTCCAAGCCGTCTTCGACTGGTGCCGGTGCAACGCGGACACCGTGCCGAACGTGGACGTCGTCGTGGGCAAGGTGCGGTTCGAGCTGATGTCGCTCGAGGAGCTGCTGACGGTGGTACGGCCGTCGGGCATACTCGACCCCGACCGGCTGCTAGATGCGATCGGGGAGAAGATTTCCTCCAAGCAGCTGCCCTACCGTGGAGCACTCTGTAAGTGGAGCCCCCCTCAGCCTGGAGGGCAATTGTTCGTGTTTCCACTAACGCTTTTCCACTTTCCTACAGGGCCCGAGGAGAACGTTGCCACACCGAAGTTTAACTCGCGCACAATCCACGGCGAGCTGCGGTCCGCCCTGCTGGACGGTGACACCGTGTCGTACGACATGGAGAAGGGCTACACGCGCCACTCGATCAGCGAAACGGGCGACAGCAGCGGCATCATCGTGGAGCTGGGCAAGCTGTTCATCATCAACCACATCAAGGTGCTGCTGTGGGACCGGGACACGCGCTCGTACAGCTACTACGTCGAGGTGTCGGTCAACCAGCGCAACTGGGAGCGGATCGTGGACCACACGAAGTACTACTGCCGCTCCTGGCAGTACCTCTACTTCCCGGCGCAAGCCGTCCGCTACATACGGCTCGTCGGTACGCACAACACGGTCAACAAGGTGTTCCACGTGGTGGCGCTCGAGGCCATGTTCACCGAGTCGACGACGCCGGTCGTGGACGGCATACTGCAGCCCGCGTACAACGTGGCCACCGTCGAGCGGAGCGCGAACGTGATGGAAGGCGTCAGCCGGACGCGCAACGTGCTGCTGAACGGGGACGTGAAGAACTACGACTGGGATTCGGGCTACACCTGCCACCAGATCGGCACGGGCGTGATACTGATACAGCTCGGCCAGCCGTACTGGATCGATTCGCTGCGCCTGCTGCTGTGGGACTGTGACAACCGGTCGTACAGCTTCTACATCGAGGTGTCCGCCAACATGACCGActgggaggtggtggtggacaaGCAGTCGGAGCACCTCAAGTCCTGGCAGCACTTTGCCTTCCAGCCGAAGGTGGTCGTCTACATCCGCATCGTCGGTACGCACAACACCGCGAACGAAATGTTTCACTGCGTGCATTTCGAGTGCCCGTCGCAGGAGCCGGAATTTTTGCGCCGCGAACGAGCGATTCCGATCGAGGCGAGCGGGGAGGAATCGGCGGAGGCACCCGTTGTGGCTGAGGAGCCCGTGCGGCAGGAAAGTGTTACGGACTGATTGAAGCACAAAAACGCCCGTTTTTCGCACTGAGTAGGCTGTGATGGCGACCGGTGGTGGCCTATCCTTTGCCTATTTTTCTAGTTTCGAATCTCTTTCAAACCGAAACAAATGTTCTAATTGCGCCAAATTGGCTTATAAATTATTATCTGTGAAAAGGGATACTCTCCCTGCCCTCTCAATACTCGCCCTCTTTCCCGGTCGATGGTGATAGCTCTTCTCCACCCTTTATCGAGTAcaagcggttttttttttttaattatatattttacactcggtttaaaattgtaaaatgcataaaatagGATAGAAATACACGATtatgtatgtgcgtgtgtgtgtgtgcctttttcaCAAAGCACGCATACTAAAAACAACCAAATCCGGAGCAGTTTTTAGTCATCAGCGTAGGGGTGCGGGGTGTTTAAAGCACACTCAAGGCAAACAGAGACATTTTATCTTATCTGAGCAGTGTTTCAAGTGATCCCCTAACGGCAATCGCGCCATGAAATAGCCAGATTAATTGTCTTTTTGCACCGAGCGTGAGTGGTTGCACGTTACAATGAAGCTTCTCTGCTGGTTGGTCGTTgggtttgtttcgtttaccGTAAGCATTCACTGTTGGTATACCTTTTTGCTGGGAAATGTCTTTAACTTTTGagtctctttttgtttttcagctATCTCGAGCCGATTTTGTGGAGTGTGATTTAGACCTGGACGATCCAGCAATACTGAGCCAGCTGCCCCCAGAGTGTCAGAACGTGAACGAAGCGACCAAAGCGTTGATGCTGACGGAAGCGGCAAGCTTCAAACAGTTCCACCAGAAGCTATCCGAGTACGAAGCCGCCCAAGCACCCGAGGATGGCGACGGACTCCACATGGATATGGAGTTCCGGAACGAGCTGTACGCAGCCGCCAATCTGCACACGTGTCTGAACGGGACCGAATCACTCGACGCTTACATACGGTGCGTAACGGACAGGCGCCAAATAATGCTCGATATGCTGGAGCAGCACACCGCAACAGGATCCCCCCCAGCAGCTTTATGAGTTGGTGGGGGTGTAAAGTTGATCGATC contains:
- the LOC120894930 gene encoding uncharacterized protein LOC120894930, which produces MAYAPAAIQSFLQLNHKRSLFTLLTVGQVFGLVAWDLEPLEPDRPTTKLHWFRKLIRVANQGYCLMIIVAIGTATVLHHSSNTANAFFAIRTLYLTENVIVNVIVLLAMLECQQSRPFYASIFKELFKLGKNLHDCDASINFSHVEAITDRLLVCAVLYFSTSSLVDWLADYDPSCTFLCHSVLYILPNVINVLALYQYAALQLIFAACYRSVNSVLARYHDHQARPKVRDCAELVETLRRIHLKLGDLTSRVVGRFGPLIVCTVLSSFVVLNLELFNVYKATGRGSKRVWSASEGFRLVHTLLWIGLHGAKILLILYPGHRARVECARTGPTLYEIASRYEAAGRSNSALMKFAGQLLLLHGKRHHCKACGLLTLDLTLISKIVAGLTTYLMILIQFDSAFTQGSR
- the LOC120894910 gene encoding serine/threonine-protein kinase OSR1, which codes for MATGGSGGVGGGASSSALGAMAAAVQSVAAAASPSASASSANLAPPPQPITPWPNSRDDYELNDVIGVGATAVVHNAYCLPRKEKCAIKRINLEKWNTSMDELLKEIQAMSSCNHENVVTYHTSFVVKEELWLILRLLEGGSLLDIIKHRMRTVNCRHGVFDEPTIATVLKEVLKGLEYFHSNGQIHRDIKAGNILLGDDGTVQIADFGVSAWLATGGDLSRQKVRHTFVGTPCWMAPEVMEQDHGYDFKADIWSFGITAIEMATGTAPYHKYPPMKVLMLTLQNDPPTIDTGADEKDQYKAYGKTFRKLIGECLQKEPTKRPTASELLKHPFFKKAKDRKYLTQTLLATGPSMETRVHKAAKRQAGASGRLHRSMTGEWVWSSEEEDNGKNDSDDSETDERPMNRLERMDSSSSETEDTSERSGVTVTGSTTQPTDPKTLEATAAAVGAMSLGAMVPVNLVLRMRNANRELNDIQFEFVVGKDSAEDIAAELVGAGLLDELDVAIMSANLQKLIDHRGTLRTVTFQLRSGCAPGEQLDEKSLVGFAQISIK
- the LOC120894893 gene encoding BTB/POZ domain-containing protein 9, whose amino-acid sequence is MSSQSSGMAGSQHTSSALARNHEIELTARFSEQMAQLCMSADYSDVTFIVEGQRIPAHRVILAARSEYFRALLYGGLQETKQDEITLNIPLKAFRCLLKYIYSGSMSLMQMKEEHLLDTLGLANQYGFADLEMAISDYLRQVLSLGNVCAILDAARLFALDGLTAVCHSFMDRNAADILQHESFRHLSLDSLCSLLLRDSFFAREVEIFQAVFDWCRCNADTVPNVDVVVGKVRFELMSLEELLTVVRPSGILDPDRLLDAIGEKISSKQLPYRGALWPEENVATPKFNSRTIHGELRSALLDGDTVSYDMEKGYTRHSISETGDSSGIIVELGKLFIINHIKVLLWDRDTRSYSYYVEVSVNQRNWERIVDHTKYYCRSWQYLYFPAQAVRYIRLVGTHNTVNKVFHVVALEAMFTESTTPVVDGILQPAYNVATVERSANVMEGVSRTRNVLLNGDVKNYDWDSGYTCHQIGTGVILIQLGQPYWIDSLRLLLWDCDNRSYSFYIEVSANMTDWEVVVDKQSEHLKSWQHFAFQPKVVVYIRIVGTHNTANEMFHCVHFECPSQEPEFLRRERAIPIEASGEESAEAPVVAEEPVRQESVTD
- the LOC120894894 gene encoding uncharacterized protein LOC120894894, encoding MKLLCWLVVGFVSFTLSRADFVECDLDLDDPAILSQLPPECQNVNEATKALMLTEAASFKQFHQKLSEYEAAQAPEDGDGLHMDMEFRNELYAAANLHTCLNGTESLDAYIRCVTDRRQIMLDMLEQHTATGSPPAAL